The genomic segment TTTTATCCCACAGTATGCTGTTCAATTGCCGAGCCAAATGACTTGTCTTTACTGGTTACTTCTGTGTTTAATCTCTTCATCCAAATTGTCGTCATTGGTTATGTATACCTATTGTATGCCAAGATATTTATGCATTTTACAGTGATTTATTTGTTGGTGTTGCTCTTCTAAAATTAGATTTTATTGTTGTCCTCCTATACGCATATATTCTATTTTTTTGACATTACATCTAAAACCCATTTCTGATATTTCTAAATAAGTTTGCGTGTCATATATTCCAAATCTTCTTAGTCCTGAGCCAAGACTACGTCATCGTCTGCAACGTATAGTGTGTACAATGTGGTGTCGATTAGAGTGGATTCCCATACCACAACATtttcttcttgcctttctttatttttgtttgtttttgaagttatacttctatacgcccgttcggcgttggaaatttgtacgggagtgaattggCAAAACTATTAAAtttgtaagatataggtaagagagagacagcaGATATATGCTGCAGATATATATCCAATGATATTGATTAGCCACCTTATTACTTAAGGTTTCTGGTCGAATGAGTTGAGGCGCGGTATTTAGAAACAGAAGTCGCCAGTTCGATCCCAATaagggaatatatttttttaattattatgttctgatttttgtgtttttttgttttaaaaatcaaaaaattgagaaatcataatatattttttaatattgtttctctaattttatacattatttaattttccaaattattttatttatcattaaatatttagtacatatagtaGTCATGGGCGTAGAAATAAAAGGgacaaatataatgattgttattttaaatttcttttttgtatatgtttatatgcatgacataaatttcaaaaaaggtcgattttatttttaaattatgatttttggcATATATAAGATACTAGTGCCGTTATCTATCTGGGTAGAAAGAGTTATTCTTTCACCGagagttaatttaataagattttcacaatttagtggggattttgaaacggtgccacaaagaataaaaaaatccaGGGACCTAATGATTTATACAAGTGCTATGGTCCtatttaaaagtatcttacaaaatggcgccaagaCGCCATTATTAAACTGAGGCTTAGTTCAGTTACcgaaaaatttagtaattcaatttttaaggttcagaaaagagttgtttgggtgggacttatttcgtttttgaagttatacttctatacgcgcgttcgacgttagaaatttgtatgggagcgaatcggcaaaatcattatatatgtaagatataggtaagagagagacagaatatATATTTtccctctctctttctctcttgagaataaaaatgttctgtttttaaatatatttaatatttattaatattattattattattttattaatattattatcatggtaaattaaacatatgcgtaagtaagtaatgcatattgttatttttaaatacttgttgcattttaatttgtattatattattatattgaatgaTGTTACAgtgtattgtattatatttttatattaataacaaaataaacaatgaattgtactgcagagtatgtgtaaaaaatttttttacatttaactcctttcatacatatatgaaaataaaaatatacctttttattaaaatattgattcaatccttcatttactatactcctattacaggtcaaatgttgtttatatacagcaaacgatgcaccgtATATactatacctatatacctaattatgtttctctttctgctctctcttatctatatcattacatatgtaatgattgtgcagattgactcccatataaatttgtaacggcgaacgcatgcatagaagtataacttctaccggcagtcccactggactgccacacccgttttttatagAGTTCTTGCATTAACTTGATAAAAGTTACGATTATGTTTGTTTATTCTAAAGCTTTCCATAGTTTTTGTTAAGGCAAACTGTCGTATTCTTTTTGAAGATTTACGAATAAATGGTATATTGCGTGGTTTCGTATCGTTATTGTTTCTATAAGTTGTGGAATCGAAAAGAGATGGTCAATAGTGGATCTACCTGCTCTGAGGCCAGCCTGTTCTTCGACCTCCATATCACTGTATTCTGccctctattttttttattatttgtccgTAAACTCTCGAGATCGTACCTAACACTGGTATTCCTCGGTAGTTGTCATATCTGTCTTTAGCTCCCTTTATGGATCAAAAGTGATTTATTCATACATATGCGGAAACTACTGTCCTTTCCACAATTTAACATCTGTATCTTGAAACAATAAATTGTTATGTTTGGTTGCTTGTTTTCTTCGTATGTTAAACGTGGGCTTTGAAACAACAAAATACACACATTGCAGATGTGGCTTTAAAGTCCATGACAAATGAAAAATTCTGGTTAATAACAAACCAACGGAAACAACCTCAAACATATAACCATCGTCAACTACAACAATTTCTAGCAACTCTTTGTTAGAAATTTCTTTATATGGTGGCAGCGATTGGCAGCGGTGGCAGCGATTGTCCGTAAACTCTCGAGATCGTACCTAACACTGGTATTCCTCGGTagttgtcatatctgtttttAGCTCCCTTTATGGAGCAAAAGTGATTTATTAATACATATGCGGAAACTACTGTCCTTTCCAAAATTTAACATCTGTATCTTGAAACAATAAATTGTTATGTTTGGTTGCTTGTTTTCTTCGTATGTTAAACGTGGGCTTTGAAACAACAAAATACACACATTGCAGATGTGGCTTTAAAGTCCATGAAAAACGAAAACTTCTGGTTACTAATAAACCAACGGAAACAACCTCAAACATATAGCCATCGTCAACTATAACAATTTCTAGCAACTCGTTGTTAGAAATTTCTTTATATGGTGGCAGCGATATTAAAATTATGCCTTGACAATTGCTTAAGAGACTGTTAGTAGTTCCAAGCTGTTGTTATCAAACAAGTTTTAGAATTAATAATTTGGCTTCAATGATAAATATCTGGCCATAtagtttcatttatttccagAATAAAACTATTTATTGGGATTTTGATTGTGGAAAtaaaatttgataataaattatttttttcttattgcaTTATTTTGTTACAAAGTTGGATAATAAATCTATTCTTAGTTAATTATATGTTTAAAAAGAGGGTGCAGCTGTCGATGGTTCATCTGTTACTGGTGCATCTGTCACTGGTGCATCTGTCACTGGTGCATCTGTCACTGGTGCATCTGTCACTGGTGCATCAGTCACCGGTGCATCTGTCACTGGTGCGTCTGTCACTGGTGCATCAGTCTCTGGTGCAGCTGTAGATGGTGCATCTGTCACTGGTGCATCTGTATCTGGTGCAGCTGTCGATGGTGCATCTGTCACTGGTGCAGGTGTTGATGCTGCCTCGGTGGTACTGCTGTTGGCATTGCACCAGTCCATGAGAACCCAGAGTTTACCTGTGGGGTACCAGACAGTGTTGAATCTCATTTTAAGGAAGTCTCCAATGGTATTTCCGATAAGATCAGTATTGAGGGCTGTTTTAATACCTTCTTGAATAGCCAGAGCTGTGGCATCTCCAATGAGACCCAATCCAGTAATGGAAACctgtgaaacaaaaaaaaattattcgaaTGGATTAGAAATATCTGTGATCAAATATTTATTATGCCCTACTAATATCACTTAAATTTACCTAATGACAGCATAACTTATATGCATCACTTGCAAGAAAAATATTAATCGAATGGATTAGAAATATCTGTGATCAAATATTTATAATGCTCTACTAATATCACTTAAATTTATCTAATGCCAGTATAACTTATATGCATAATTTGTTAGtagtgaataatattatttctcCAGGATAATTTACATTTATAACATTTAGTCAAAAATAATTTAGCTGtcaaatttttttaagtataaaGCAAGTAAATAGTAACAGCATTGCTTGGAgcaacaatgaaataaaaaggaaaaaagttaTAAAAGGTGAAAGGCATTCGTACGTATCTATGACTTGCATCAGTTCGATGCATTAAGTTAGCATAGGAAAAATAACTTCACCAGGTCGAGCTAGAACCGAAGAGAGACTAGGAAAGATAGACAGTTACTCAGCTTTCCAATTGACAAGAGTGGTATGCAGCAGTACATAATTTAAATGATTGAAATTATACCCCACCATGTGTGTTTGAACTAGATTCATGCTCTTTTgagctaaatatatatatatatatatatatatatatatatatatatatatatatatatatatagtaaactcttaaatattggggaaatctgcaagaaatactctaatgtgtatcaattgtttcgccgaacgttttcgccaaagagaattaatttggcttcttcagggctgaaagagaataaattataattagctaccatatattatctattaaaacattattgatcttaccgtaacttagaattgtagagttagaatattaaaaaactttgctagtaacatagtggtgtttttttgttactatgtgcaaaaaaagtttttttataagaattgaaatgtatggtagcttcgaacttgacacgtaaaggcttacccaaggttaatcgaaaaacccaatgcaactacatttaaaaggaggtaattctttgaaatgtcggcaataactaaatttttgatttttagatagttatatatatatatatatatatatatatatatatatatatatatatatatatatatataactatagaTCTTAAGTATAATAAAAAACTTACATCTACATCTGCCACGTGCCAGCTAACTGTGAAGCTATCTACAGTGGCGTTGGGTTGGATTTTACCTGCTTGGATTACTCCAGTCCATTTTGGTTTTTCGATTACTATTCTAAAAAatcattttatattaattcgattttaaaatatttgcaaatatAGCACATAAATGTGCTcgttttaaatatatagaaacttAAGAAATCCAGATAACGTTCAGTAACCTGCTATCATCGGCATCATTCATTGTTTCTACACTTTCTGTTAATAGTGATAGGTAAAGGTAAGGCATGTTAAAGTTACGATCTTTTCAAATTT from the Diabrotica undecimpunctata isolate CICGRU chromosome 1, icDiaUnde3, whole genome shotgun sequence genome contains:
- the LOC140432407 gene encoding uncharacterized protein, whose product is MRFNTVWYPTGKLWVLMDWCNANSSTTEAASTPAPVTDAPSTAAPDTDAPVTDAPSTAAPETDAPVTDAPVTDAPVTDAPVTDAPVTDAPVTDAPVTDAPVTDEPSTAAPSF